TTACCGGGCCACGCTGCAAGAGATCGCTGACGATCAATTGCCCGAGGGCGATGTGACGGTGCGTGTGGCGTACAGCACGCTGAACTTCAAGGATGGCCTGGCGATCACCGGCAGCAGCCCGGTGGTGCGCAAGTTCCCGATGGTGCCGGGGATCGATCTGGCGGGCACCGTCGAAGTCAGCAGTCATCCGGACTACAAGGTCGGTGATCACGTCCTGCTCAATGGCTGGGGTGTGGGTGAAGGACACTGGGGCGGGCTGGCGCAGAAAGCTCGCTTGAATGGCGAGTGGCTGATTCCGTTGCCCAAGGCATTCACCGCCGCGCAAGCGATGGCCGTCGGCACGGCCGGCTACACGGCGATGCTGAGCATCCTGGCGCTGGAGCACAATGGCGTGACTCCCGAGCAGGGCGAGGTGTTGGTGACGGGCGCCAACGGCGGTGTAGGCAGTTTCGCCATCGCGCTGCTGAGCAAGCTCGGCTACCGGGTGGTGGCCTCCACTGGCCGCACCTCCGAACACGACTACCTCAAGCAATTGGGCGCCAGTGAAATCATTGATCGCGCCACATTATCGGAGCCAGGCAAACCGTTGGCCAAGGAGCGTTGGGCGGCGGTGATCGACTCGGTCGGCAGCCACACACTGGCCAACGCTTGTGCGAGCACCAAGGCTAACGGCACCGTCGCCGCCTGCGGCCTGGCCCAGGGCATGGACTTCCCGGCGTCCGTCGCACCGTTCATATTGCGCGGCGTGACCCTGGCCGGGATCAACAGCGTGACCCAACCCAAAGCCCGGCGGATACTGGCCTGGAATCGCCTGGCCAAGGACCTGGATTTCGCCTTGCTACCGCTGATCAGCCACGAAATCGGCTTGAGCGAAGCCATCGACGCCGCGCCGCGCTTGCTTGCCGGGCAGTTGCGCGGCCGGGTGGTGGTCGACGTCAATCGTTGATCGTTTCAGCATCAATCAATCAATCAAACAGACAAACTGTAGCGACAAGGAATATCGACCAATGGATGTAAAACTGCGCGAAGTGCAGCCCTTCAGCGTCTCGGGTTTGCAGGTGCGAACCCGCAATGCAGCAGAGCAGCAGCCGGATACCGCACGTATCGGCCCTATGTGGGAACGGTTTTTCGTCGAGGATATTTTCGACAAGATCGCCCACAAACAACCGGATTCCTTTATGTACGGCGTGTATTCCAACTACGAGTCCGACGCGTCGGGCCACTTCGATGTGACCGCGGGAGTGGCAGTCACCGCGCCCTCCGAGGGCTTTGCGCAGATTCAGGTTGAGGGCGGCGATTACCTGGTGTTCAGCGCCAAAGGGGTGATGCCCGATAGCGTCATTCAGGCCTGGGGCTTTATCTGGGCCTACTTCGAGGACAACCCGCTGGTTCGCCGCAAGTTCGCCACGGACTTCGAGGTCTACACCGGGCCTGAGTCCGTGGCGGTCTATATCGGCATTCAGGACCCGGACGCGTTTTCACGTTCCAGCAACTGACGCTTGCGTTCCACGCCCCAGCGGTAGCCCGACAGGTTGCCGTCGCTGCGCACCACGCGATGGCAAGGGATCGCCACCGCCAAACTATTCGCGCCACAGGCCTGGGCCACGGCGCGCATGGCTTTCGGCGCGCCGATGCGCTTAGCGATATCGGCGTAACTGGCGGTGCTACCGGCGGGAATCTCCCGCAGGGCTTGCCATACCCGCTCTTGAAACGCTGTGCCGCGTACATCCAGCGGCAAATCCAGGCCGAGGGCCGGGGCTTCGATAAAGCCGACGACCTTGGCGATCAACTGCTCGAACTCGTGATCGGCGCCAATCAGGTTGGCGCGGCGAAACTTGTCCTGCAGGTCGCAGACCAGTTGATGCGGGTCGTCGCCCAGCAGAATTGCGCAGACTCCGCGCTCACTTTGTGCCACCAGAATCGATCCCAGAGAGCACTGGCCGACGGCAAAGCGAATGTCGTTATTCTGCCCGGCCGCGCGATAGTCGCCGGGTGTCATGCCGAGCAATTGATCCGCTGCCTCATAGAAACGGCTGTTGGAATTGAATCCGGCGTCATACAGCGCATCGGTAACCGTGCCGCCATCGGTCAGGCGCTCGCGAACCTTGCGTGAACGATGGGCGGTGGCGTAGCCCTTGGGCGTCAGGCCGGTGATGGCCTTGAACACGCGGTGGAAGTGGAAACTGCTCAAACCGGCTGCATCCGCCAGCTCATTCAACGCCGGCAACGTTTCGGCGGATTCGATTTGACGGCACGCGGCAGCCACGGTCGCGGCATGTTGCGCCGCGACGTCGCTGTGATCTTTCGCGGCCCGTTTGCTGGGGCGATAACCCGCCGCCTGAGCTTGCTCGGCCGTGTCGAAGAATTCGACGTTCTGCGGTTTCGGCAGGCGTGCCAGGCTGCTGGGGCGACAGTAGATACCGGTGGTTTTCACCGCATACACAAACTGCCCGTCGGCACGTGGATCGCGCGCGACCACGGCGGCCCAGCGAGGATCGTTTTCGGTGGCGATTGTTGGCGATTGAGTTGTCATGGCTTCATGTCCGTTGACCCGTTTCATGCAGATTAACCAGCCGGCACCGACGCCACACTCCGGGTCTTGCGGTCGAATTCGACTGCATCATTGCGCAGTACGAAAAGTGAAATTGATCCGCTGTTCGCCCAGCCGCGGATGCTGGCCTTCCTTGATCGGCAATACGCCGTGGTAACGCAAACGGTCCACACCGCCCCAAACCACGATATCACCGTGAAACAGCGGCACTCGCTGGCTTTTGGCGTTGCGTTCGAGGCCGCCGAACAGGAACGTCGCCGGCAACCCCAAAGACACCGACACGATGGGGGCGGTGTAGGCGTTTTCGTTTTTGTCCTGATGCAACGACATCCTGGCCCCGGGAACATAGCGGTTGATCAGGCAGGAATCCGGTACGAACGCTATAAACCCTGCTTCTCGCGCCGCCGCCTGGGCCAGTTCGAAAAACACCTCGGGCATTTCAGGCCAGGGCGCGCCGGTCTGCGGATCGTTGCGGGTGTATCGGTAGCCGTTGCGGTCGGTGGTCCAGCCCCAGGTGCCGCAACTGCTCAAGGCCACCGACATGGTAAAGCCACCGGGCGTGACCATCTGCCGAAACGGCGCCGCTGTCAGAACCGCCTCCAGCGCCGGTAGTAACCGGTCAAGCCAGGGCAGGGCAAAGCCCCTCAGGACGTAGGATTGTTCGCCAATCTGCTCGCGCCTGGGCTGCTGCTCGGGTTCTGCGTCGGCAAACAGATCGAAGGTAATCGGGTTCATGGGCTCATAACGCATCGTGAAAGATGATTCCAAGGGTATGCCGTTTTCCACTGTGCAGGCGACTCACCCCATGACGCAGGGTCACTCGGTAATAGCCGCGAACGCCTTTAACCGGGCGCTGATTCACGGCAAAAATCAACGCGTCACCTTTCTTCAGTCCGATGACTTGCGGGCGCGATTGCATCCGTGGGCGTTGTTCGGTCAGCACAAATTCGCCACCGGTAAAGTCCTCTCCCGGTTCTGACAGCAGAATCGCCACTTGCAGCGGGAACACGTGTTCGCCGTACAGATCCTGATGCAAGCAGTTGTAGTCCTGCGGGCCGTATTGCAGCAATAAAGGTGTCGGGCGTTCCTGACCGGCGGCATGGCAGCGTTGCAGAAACGCTTCGTGGGATTCGGGGAAACGGGTCGGCAGATCCATGCATTCGTACCAGCGATTGGCGATGGGAACCAGTCGAGGGTAGAGCGCGCTGCGCAATCGGGCCACCGGATCCGGCAGCGGGTATCTGAAGTATTTGTACTCGCCACGGCCAAAACCGTGGCGCGCCATCACCACTTTCGAGCGAAAGGGTTCGGGGCAGTCGTACAGGGCGCTTATTTCATCGCAGGTCTTATGGCTTAAAAGCGATTTGATGATCGCGCAGCCATCCTGGTCGAGTTGCTGCGTAAGTTTGCCCCAGTCGAGGGCATCGTGGTGAATCGGATCGGTAAGCAAGGGTTCTGACTCCTTGACCAAAAGGTCGAGGCGGCCAGTTTAGAGAGCGTTGCGGGAGCGGGCACTCCGGCGCTTGCGGTCGAATTCGCGAGAGGGGAGCAGACGTCCATGTTGTCGCTCCAGATCGCGTTACAGCGCTTTGCTGACGCTGATCTCGCTGATGACGTCTTCGCTCTGGCCATGCAGCTTGTCAAGCGCAGCCTTGGCTTCTTCTGCAGTGCCGTTTTCAAGCTGGGCGAATTCGAAGCGACGTTCGCCGTTGAGTTTGTATTTGATGACGTATTTGGTCGTCTGGGCCACGGTCATACCTGCCTGTTCTGGTGTGGGTTCAGCTCAGCTTCGAGCTGGAGCGGCGGATGATCTTGATCGAGTGCGTCAGGGTCGGTTTGCGGGTCACGCTGATCGGCCGGCGGTTGACCGTGTCGATGGTGATGTTCCAGAAACCGGTGCTTGGCGCGGTGATCCGGGCCGGGAAGGTGTCGAATGCGCCACCGTGATACGTGTGACGGCCGCCGTTCTTGAAGCTGCGGAAGTTGGCGTCGTTCATCAAGCGGATGTTGCACATTTGGGAGCACTGAATGACGACGATGTCGTCTTCGTTGAGGTGCTCGCGCTGGTGGATAAATTTCATGAGGCGCCTCCAGAAGGGCTTTTTCTACAAAATCAAAACGATAGCATGGGCGATTGGCGCAGTTTATCAGCCCGAACAGGTTATTATCTGGCTGTCGGGGTCCGCTTTGACAATTAAAAACAGTTATTTGGAATTCTATGAGCGATAAATGCAGGGAGCCTTGGAGAAAAACAGCATTTGTGCTGTCGGAGGGTCTTTATCGGAGGTTTCATATGAAATGGGGTGTTCTGGTCGTGCCGTTTGTATTGGC
The Pseudomonas sp. GR 6-02 genome window above contains:
- a CDS encoding DUF1883 domain-containing protein; this encodes MKFIHQREHLNEDDIVVIQCSQMCNIRLMNDANFRSFKNGGRHTYHGGAFDTFPARITAPSTGFWNITIDTVNRRPISVTRKPTLTHSIKIIRRSSSKLS
- a CDS encoding 2OG-Fe(II) oxygenase, with protein sequence MLTDPIHHDALDWGKLTQQLDQDGCAIIKSLLSHKTCDEISALYDCPEPFRSKVVMARHGFGRGEYKYFRYPLPDPVARLRSALYPRLVPIANRWYECMDLPTRFPESHEAFLQRCHAAGQERPTPLLLQYGPQDYNCLHQDLYGEHVFPLQVAILLSEPGEDFTGGEFVLTEQRPRMQSRPQVIGLKKGDALIFAVNQRPVKGVRGYYRVTLRHGVSRLHSGKRHTLGIIFHDAL
- the ada gene encoding bifunctional DNA-binding transcriptional regulator/O6-methylguanine-DNA methyltransferase Ada, with protein sequence MTTQSPTIATENDPRWAAVVARDPRADGQFVYAVKTTGIYCRPSSLARLPKPQNVEFFDTAEQAQAAGYRPSKRAAKDHSDVAAQHAATVAAACRQIESAETLPALNELADAAGLSSFHFHRVFKAITGLTPKGYATAHRSRKVRERLTDGGTVTDALYDAGFNSNSRFYEAADQLLGMTPGDYRAAGQNNDIRFAVGQCSLGSILVAQSERGVCAILLGDDPHQLVCDLQDKFRRANLIGADHEFEQLIAKVVGFIEAPALGLDLPLDVRGTAFQERVWQALREIPAGSTASYADIAKRIGAPKAMRAVAQACGANSLAVAIPCHRVVRSDGNLSGYRWGVERKRQLLERENASGS
- the alkB gene encoding DNA oxidative demethylase AlkB gives rise to the protein MRYEPMNPITFDLFADAEPEQQPRREQIGEQSYVLRGFALPWLDRLLPALEAVLTAAPFRQMVTPGGFTMSVALSSCGTWGWTTDRNGYRYTRNDPQTGAPWPEMPEVFFELAQAAAREAGFIAFVPDSCLINRYVPGARMSLHQDKNENAYTAPIVSVSLGLPATFLFGGLERNAKSQRVPLFHGDIVVWGGVDRLRYHGVLPIKEGQHPRLGEQRINFTFRTAQ
- a CDS encoding GyrI-like domain-containing protein, which produces MDVKLREVQPFSVSGLQVRTRNAAEQQPDTARIGPMWERFFVEDIFDKIAHKQPDSFMYGVYSNYESDASGHFDVTAGVAVTAPSEGFAQIQVEGGDYLVFSAKGVMPDSVIQAWGFIWAYFEDNPLVRRKFATDFEVYTGPESVAVYIGIQDPDAFSRSSN
- the acuI gene encoding acrylyl-CoA reductase (NADPH), with translation MFKGILIDKDDSGYRATLQEIADDQLPEGDVTVRVAYSTLNFKDGLAITGSSPVVRKFPMVPGIDLAGTVEVSSHPDYKVGDHVLLNGWGVGEGHWGGLAQKARLNGEWLIPLPKAFTAAQAMAVGTAGYTAMLSILALEHNGVTPEQGEVLVTGANGGVGSFAIALLSKLGYRVVASTGRTSEHDYLKQLGASEIIDRATLSEPGKPLAKERWAAVIDSVGSHTLANACASTKANGTVAACGLAQGMDFPASVAPFILRGVTLAGINSVTQPKARRILAWNRLAKDLDFALLPLISHEIGLSEAIDAAPRLLAGQLRGRVVVDVNR